From the genome of Leptolyngbya iicbica LK, one region includes:
- the urtD gene encoding urea ABC transporter ATP-binding protein UrtD, with amino-acid sequence MPPILEIENVTVSFDGFKALNDLTFSMAEGELRVIIGPNGAGKTTFLDVITGKVQPTEGQARFKGKDLSKQAEHTIARLGIGRKFQTPRVYLNLTPRENLELSCNRDKNVFATLFTKTPAAEKRTVSGLLETIGLDHKADVPAALLSHGEKQWLEIGMLVAQSPDLLLVDEPVAGLTDEETEQTGNLLMSLAESHSIIVIEHDMEFVRQIARQVTVLHQGSVLCEGTMDEVQNDPRVIEVYLGQETSVTPEQLLQLRIAATMAWADDNFDPIQQDLILDRLSRQFAGDSHDQAELKDTLGNLLAKEIPLEDLVPQLKSTAEREQALMLSYAVISSNQINETEASVYQNLVSLLNLPPETVSRLEAAALEDLKS; translated from the coding sequence ATGCCACCCATCCTAGAAATCGAAAATGTCACCGTCAGCTTCGACGGCTTCAAAGCCCTCAACGACCTCACCTTTTCGATGGCCGAGGGCGAACTGCGCGTCATCATCGGCCCCAACGGCGCGGGCAAAACCACCTTTCTCGACGTGATTACGGGCAAAGTGCAGCCCACCGAAGGCCAGGCCCGTTTTAAGGGCAAAGACCTGAGCAAACAGGCCGAGCATACCATCGCCCGGCTGGGCATTGGCCGCAAGTTCCAAACTCCTCGGGTGTATCTGAACCTCACGCCGCGTGAGAATTTGGAACTCTCCTGCAACCGCGACAAAAACGTCTTTGCCACCCTATTTACCAAAACTCCCGCCGCCGAAAAACGCACCGTGAGCGGCCTGCTGGAAACCATTGGCCTCGACCACAAAGCCGACGTGCCCGCCGCCCTCCTTTCCCATGGGGAAAAGCAGTGGCTGGAAATCGGCATGTTGGTGGCCCAGTCTCCTGACTTGCTACTGGTGGATGAACCCGTGGCCGGATTGACTGACGAAGAAACTGAGCAGACGGGCAACCTGCTGATGTCGCTGGCCGAGAGCCACTCCATCATCGTGATTGAGCACGACATGGAATTTGTGCGCCAGATTGCCCGTCAAGTGACCGTGCTGCACCAGGGCTCTGTGCTGTGCGAAGGCACCATGGACGAAGTGCAAAACGATCCCCGCGTGATTGAGGTCTACCTGGGACAAGAAACCAGCGTCACGCCAGAGCAACTGCTGCAACTGCGCATTGCGGCGACAATGGCCTGGGCGGACGACAATTTCGACCCCATCCAGCAAGACCTGATTCTCGATCGCCTCAGTCGGCAATTTGCCGGCGATTCCCACGACCAGGCAGAACTCAAAGACACCCTGGGTAACCTCCTCGCCAAAGAGATTCCCCTAGAGGACTTGGTGCCCCAGCTCAAATCGACAGCCGAACGGGAGCAAGCCCTGATGCTGAGCTACGCCGTCATCAGTTCCAACCAAATCAACGAAACCGAAGCCTCGGTCTACCAAAACTTGGTTTCCCTATTAAACTTGCCGCCGGAAACCGTGAGCCGTCTTGAAGCCGCCGCCCTAGAGGACTTGAAATCATGA